In Patescibacteria group bacterium, the genomic window CCATGAGCTGGCGGAAATTATCATAAAAGCGCTGCAAAAAGGAAAAAGTCCTTATAACACTCTTGAGGCTCTGGCCCAGTCAGGAGTTGCCTGTTCAGATAAATCATTAAAAATGCGTTCTCGCATCCTTGATTCTTGGTGGCAAAAACAAAATAAAAGCGCCAAAGTAAGCGTGGCGCACGGAAATCTCGGTCCAAAACGAACTCGCAAACTTTTATTTGAACTTTTTATTTTACTTGATTATTACCGTGTGAACAGAAAAGATTTTTGGCGTCTTTCACCACGGAAAATTCAAAAGCAAATTAAAGACAAAATTTCAAAAAACTCTTCATTAAAAGAAGAAATAAGGTTAGCCGATATGCGAGTATTGACTTCACCTCCCAAAAAACCCTCTGATAAATATATTGATCTCTCTACTAAAAACATAACAAAATGGCGGAAAGCACTGCAGTCATTGGGGTTGGAGAAGAAAGATATTCCTGCCCAGGCCGGAGATATACTCTCACAATTAATTAAAAAATATCATGAGCTTAAGCATATACCATAAAAGTAATTTTATACTATGGGATTAATTTATTAGCTTATTTTTTATTTTTATATTTATGATTAAAAAAAGTGACATATTCAAATTAATTTATAGAAACTCATATAAGGATTTTATCAACTTTTATAATTTGTCTTCAGATAAGTTTTTTAATTTTTTAGTTACTGAATCTCCAGAAAAAATTGAAGATTTAGGGCAAAAAATGGCCTTGAAGTTATTTCGCAAAGCCTCAAAGGAAGTGCCATCTTACAATAAGTTTTTAAAAGATAAGGCCTTTAATACTAAAAACATTATAACAAAAAAAGAATTTAGCTCTTTACCTATTACTACCAAAAAAAATTATCTCAAGAAGTATGATTTAAATGATTTTTGTTGGAGTGGCAGTTTCCAGCAGATGAATTTAATTTCAGTAAGTTCCGGATCTACAGGCGAACCATTTTTTTGGCCGAGAGGTTTAGGTCTGGAATATGAAACGACGCTCGAATACGAAATTATTCTTAAAAACTTTTTTAAGGCAGATAAAAATAAGACTCTATTTATTGTCGGCTACGCTATGGGAATGTATGTTGCCGGTGTATTTACACTCAATAGCTTGATGAATTTAATAAAAAAAGGATATCCGCTAACGGCTGTAACTCCTGGTTCTGATAGAGATTCGATACTACGAATTATTAAAAATATTGGTAAATATTTTGATCAAGTTATAATTTCAGCTTACCCAGCTGTGCTAAAAGATGTGATTGATAAAGGAGTAAAAGAGAATTTAGGATGGGAAAAATATAATATTAAATTTATCTCTGGTGGAGAGGGTTTCAGCGAAGAATTCAGAAAATATATTTATAAAAGAATTGGGGTAAAAAACTATTATAAAAGTTCGATTAACACTTACGGTTCAGCTGACGCTGCGATTCTTGGCCATGAAACGCCTTTATCAATTTACATTAGAAAACTCGTCTCGGAAAATAAAGAACTACGTAAAGCTTTGTTTAAAGACGAAAGACTACCCTCATTACTTCAATATTACCCTCCATTTAAATATTTTGAGGAAATTGATGGAAATTTAATTTTCACTACATACGGCGGTATTCCATTAGTCAGATATTCTATTGGGGATACTGGAGGTGTTATTTCTTTTAATAAAATGACTGAAACACTGAAAAACTTTAATATTAATATTATAAAAGAAATGACAAAAAATAAATGTGGAGATGTTATTACTCGACTACCTTTTGTTTACTTATTTGGCAGAGCAGATAATACAAAAATATTTTACGGGGCAAATATTTATCCGGAACA contains:
- a CDS encoding phenylacetate--CoA ligase family protein; protein product: MIKKSDIFKLIYRNSYKDFINFYNLSSDKFFNFLVTESPEKIEDLGQKMALKLFRKASKEVPSYNKFLKDKAFNTKNIITKKEFSSLPITTKKNYLKKYDLNDFCWSGSFQQMNLISVSSGSTGEPFFWPRGLGLEYETTLEYEIILKNFFKADKNKTLFIVGYAMGMYVAGVFTLNSLMNLIKKGYPLTAVTPGSDRDSILRIIKNIGKYFDQVIISAYPAVLKDVIDKGVKENLGWEKYNIKFISGGEGFSEEFRKYIYKRIGVKNYYKSSINTYGSADAAILGHETPLSIYIRKLVSENKELRKALFKDERLPSLLQYYPPFKYFEEIDGNLIFTTYGGIPLVRYSIGDTGGVISFNKMTETLKNFNINIIKEMTKNKCGDVITRLPFVYLFGRADNTKIFYGANIYPEHIKKCLEQKDIMHIVTGKYFIDILLDRNHNQTFYVAVELAHGIKINKKLKNKIANTIHHNLLKINREYEYLLRTVGHRIFPSVELFTYGDPKYFSSKIKPEYVKKE